One genomic window of Fusarium keratoplasticum isolate Fu6.1 chromosome 3, whole genome shotgun sequence includes the following:
- a CDS encoding HET domain-containing protein, translating into MRLLNTRTLQLETFGASPEKYAILSHTWGSEEVLFDDIQSQARMNEIRQKNGQGYRKISQACEKALDRGYDHIWIDTCCIDKSSSAELSEALNSMFRWYKEASVCFAYLSDVSPQPSGVVASLKQSRWFTRGWTLQELLAPDEVEFVDQNWSPLGERHSLASTISEITGIEESFLLQPDPKKDRKITTLLQRENVATRMGWMAHRETTRPEDMAYSLMGIFGINMPILYGEGNKAFLRLQEEVLKKSGDQSILVWRWPLSQKPEETLHRMHFLADSPANFNLRTYAGQEDSERFGIRLTDQGLVLRIWKCPCKVTRWNWNKKELRDVGERWLAVLDCSLSPDTLSRPAIVLRESPYAENVYRRDPMSVIMVIEHDRKKSGYLDTGDLIHSIEYKPEFKMETILLESESAEPELRLRGSFPFKVNLMLKDRELKQRAAYTGSQRYVVSGQLAEKPTQNPIYGVLFFGDDDTGTELVVWWGLIEEGTAMYHVHSRVNGPRLWSNSIPVCFAQSWKNLTGSEEFDASLAESLAVNMLCEEFPLPWSGTERPSVVEVEDGLNLQSALNDSKPMAAETVIELFTQCAQPVIECIGWGMRLKASMRSVEFLGRMCCEMDIEEKNPNVEVM; encoded by the exons ATGAGACTCCTCAATACCAGGACCTTGCAGCTTGAGACGTTTGGCGCCAGCCCTGAAAAGTACGCCATCCTGTCGCATACGTGGGGTAGCGAGGAGGTGCTGTTCGACGACATCCAGAGCCAGGCGCGCATGAACGAGATTCGCCAGAAGAATGGCCAAGGATACCGCAAGATCTCTCAGGCCTGCGAGAAGGCTCTCGACCGCGGCTATGACCACATCTGGATCGACACATGCTGCATCGACAAGTCCAGCAGCGCTGAGCTCTCAGAGGCCCTCAACTCCATGTTTCGCTGGTACAAGGAGGCTTCAGTGTGCTTTGCCTACCTCTCGGACGTTTCTCCTCAACCCTCGGGGGTGGTCGCATCCCTCAAACAGAGCCGCTGGTTCACACGCGGCTGGACACTCCAGGAGCTGCTGGCCCCAGACGAGGTTGAGTTTGTCGACCAGAACTGGTCACCCCTTGGCGAGCGACATTCGCTGGCCTCGACAATCAGCGAGATCACAGGAATCGAGGAGTCATTTCTATTACAGCCTGACCCAAAGAAGGATCGCAAAATAACGACACTACTGCAGCGCGAAAACGTGGCCACAAGGATGGGCTGGATGGCGCATAGGGAGACGACCAGACCCGAGGACATGGCGTATTCACTGATGGGCATTTTTGGCATAAACATGCCTATTCTGTATGGAGAAGGCAACAAGGCTTTTCTCCGGCTGCAGGAAGAGGTGCTCAAGAAGTCGGGCGACCAGTCCATCCTGGTGTGGAGGTGGCCCCTGTCGCAGAAGCCTGAGGAGACGCTGCACCGGATGCACTTTTTGGCAGATAGCCCGGCCAACTTCAACCTCCGCACGTACGCAGGACAGGAGGACTCGGAGCGCTTTGGAATAAGACTGACGGATCAAGGACTCGTGCTGCGCATCTGGAAGTGCCCGTGCAAGGTGACGCGATGGAACTGgaacaagaaggagctcaGAGACGTCGGTGAGCGGTGGTTAGCCGTCCTCGACTGCAGTTTATCGCCTGATACGCTGTCGCGCCCGGCCATTGTGCTGCGTGAGAGCCCGTACGCTGAGAACGTATACCGGAGAGACCCCATGAGCGTCATCATGGTGATAGAGCACGACCGTAAAAAGTCGGGGTATCTGGATACAGGAGATT TAATACATTCCATAGAGTACAAGCCCGAGttcaagatggagacgatTCTGCTCGAGTCAGAGTCAGCAGAGCCAGAGCTTCGCCTTAGAGGGAGCTTCCCGTTCAAGGTCAACCTGATGCTCAAGGATCGTGAGCTCAAGCAACGAGCGGCATACACGGGGTCCCAACGATACGTGGTGTCTGGACAGTTAGCAGAGAAGCCGACGCAGAACCCTATTTACGGAGTCTTGTTCttcggtgatgatgacacGGGCACGGAGCTGGTGGTGTGGTGGGGCTTGATAGAGGAGGGGACGGCCATGTACCACGTACACAGCCGGGTCAACGGACCCCGACTCTGGAGCAACAGCATCCCCGTGTGCTTTGCCCAGTCGTGGAAGAACCTCACGGGCTCGGAGGAGTTTGACGCAAGCCTGGCCGAGTCGCTGGCGGTCAACATGCTGTGCGAGGAGTTCCCGCTGCCGTGGTCAGGGACGGAGCGGCCgtcggtggtggaggtggaggacgGGCTGAACCTGCAGAGCGCGCTCAACGACAGCAAACCGATGGCGGCGGAGACGGTCATCGAGCTGTTTACGCAGTGCGCGCAGCCCGTGATAGAGTGCATCGGCTGGGGCATGCGGTTGAAGGCGTCGATGCGGAGCGTCGAGTTCCTGGGGCGGATGTGCTGCGAGATGGAcattgaggagaagaatcCAAACGTTGAGGTGATGTGA
- a CDS encoding Usp domain-containing protein: MSRNQQPMSIEAMLDMERQEVLALLGNPQPSQTSQDRMRSASPYATPRSPVRSMLDIDEQPAPSSPRQAVRSMLDTTSPPPPKIRSMLDLDTPPSGPSKLPGTSTTPSSPVSKPASLAPSTVGHTRSFSDAASNPVEFGPRAAGGRNDPVSGYQFSDIITRNTGQQLPKRNTQGTSLGDTLRGVDREHRRSLGGAIGNHKSMSPHNRLGSRSRSPGTVLAPGTAMLDDGQIFNLNNAYRRLTDANLASSGGTLSALPLRTQDDGQSGRLVKDYLGPDGEHLESSEDDDTFSSDDEDRGRKKAPRTLNPDAKGETSEGSSGDGRKSQSLLAAADEERTKVASGKSYTYRSLLSEPEIKVTSPFGDNVKSTSRAAVHPNTSYNTGTVSTAASIIDSDEEADRDDIKTAQNLTVSMSTIISTPESHRAIRMIYRGEYQKIVQQAEDEHHRLRKYLVATDMSDESTHALEWAIGTVLRDGDTLMAIYCVDEEQGIGDANQVPDDPKAMKEQAAAINTVANSKTQAPAMTAVPEFVRASIRDSKNNTPNTSPAPSSRGERSRAEEDRRRAVKDISDRVVKLLRKTSLQVRVIVEVLHCKNPKHLITEVIDLVSPTLVVIGSRGRSALKGVILGSFSNYLVTKSSVPVMVARKRLRKQGKYRGVKQVNILSNPAAKSLSNARID; encoded by the exons atgtcgcGGAACCAACAGCCCATGAGCATAGAGGCCATGCTCGACATGGAGCGGCAGGAGGTTCTTGCGCTGCTCGGAAATCCGCAACCGTCTCAGACTTCCCAAGACCGAATGCGATCCGCTTCTCCATATGCTACCCCGCGATCGCCCGTTCGAAGCATGCTGGATATCGATGAGCAGCCTGCTCCGAgctctcctcgccaagcCGTGCGAAGTATGCTTGACACCAcgtcccctcctccacccaaGATTCGAAGTATGCTGGATCTGGACACTCCTCCATCCGGCCCCTCAAAGCTTCCCGGCACCAGCACAACTCCAAGCTCTCCCGTTTCTAAACCTGCTAGCCTCGCGCCCAGCACTGTTGGACACACTCGCAGCTTCAGTGATGCCGCATCGAATCCCGTCGAGTTTGGGCCTCGAGCAGCTGGGGGGCGTAATGATCCTGTCTCTGGATACCAATTTTCTGACATCATTACACGCAACACGGGTCAGCAGCTTCCCAAGAGAAACACACAAGGGACTTCCCTTGGGGATACACTCCGTGGCGTCGATCGTGAACACAGGCGCTCCCTTGGAGGCGCCATCGGCAACCACAAATCCATGTCCCCTCACAATCGCCTAGgttcgaggtcgaggtcgccCGGCACAGTACTTGCTCCAGGCACAGCTatgcttgatgatggccagaTCTTTAATCTCAACAACGCCTATCGCCGGTTGACAGACGCAAACCTGGCGAGCTCGGGGGGCACTCTGTCTGCTCTCCCACTGCGTActcaagatgatggccagagTGGCAGATTAGTCAAGGATTACTTGGGCCCTGATGGTGAACACCTGGAATCTAgtgaagacgacgacacgTTTTCctctgacgacgaggaccGAGGTCGTAAGAAGGCTCCTCGGACACTCAACCCCGATGCTAAGGGCGAGACCAGTGAGGGTTCCTCTGGTGATGGTCGAAAATCTCAGAgccttcttgctgctgctgatgaaGAGA GAACCAAGGTTGCTTCAGGGAAGTCATATACGTATCGCTCCCTGCTGTCAGAGCCAGAGATCAAGGTCACCAGTCCGTTTGGCGACAACGTGAAGAGTACCAGCAGGGCTGCTGTACACCCCAACACGAGCTACAATACGGGAACAGTATCAACGGCTGCTTCAATTATTGActctgacgaggaggctgacAGAGACGACATCAAAACGGCCCAGAACCTCACCGTGTCTATGTCTACTATAATCTCGACGCCAGAGTCCCATCGTGCGATTCGCATGATTTACCGTGGAGAGTACCAAAAGATTGTCCAGCAAGCGGAGGATGAACATCATCGGCTCAGAAAGTACCTGGTGGCTACAGATATGAGCGACGAATCCACACATGCGCTCGAGTGGGCAATCGGTACGGTACTACGAGATGGCGACACGCTCATGGCCATCTAttgtgttgatgaagagcaaGGCATTGGTGATGCAAACCAAGTACCGGATGATCcaaaggccatgaaggagcAGGCGGCTGCTATCAACACCGTGGCCAACAGCAAGACGCAGGCCCCGGCAATGACAGCAGTGCCGGAATTTGTGCGAGCATCCATTCGAGACTCGAAGAATAACACGCCCAACACCTCCCCTGCGCCATCGAGCCGAGGAGAGCGCAGCAGAGCAGAGGAAGACCGCCGCCGAGCAGTCAAGGATATCTCCGACAGGGTCGTCAAACTGCTACGAAAGACGAGCCTTCAGGTGCGGGTCATTGTGGAGGTGCTGCATTGCAAGAACCCAAAGCATCTGATTACCGAGGTGATCGACCTTGTCAGCCCGACATTGGTTGTCATAggaagccgaggaagaagtgCGCTGAAGGG TGTCATTCTGGGATCATTTTCCAACTACCTAGTGACCAAGAGCTCGGTTCCTGTCATGGTGGCGAGGAAGCGGCTCCGTAAGCAGGGCAAGTACAGAGGCGTGAAGCAGGTCAATATTCTCAGCAATCCTGCAGCGAAAAGTCTATCAAATGCTAGGATCGATTAA
- a CDS encoding Ribosomal-S7 domain-containing protein: MSPRSRVWGACRALAIRSRPAAPRPGPFANTLPRNRWYSNEGNDKPPKAIDNAPKPDESQSEPISKDVGASEASTGKEDAETTGLTSSEEVLDDATLEQLFYGGRTVSSSVEGGLTPAQEHILYQEGTIPSAEKAEALVAAAENAELAQPNTEVENPGHKFGMPQRPWPQGFNLKKRYHPVLEQITRLLMRDGKLSVAQRNMATVMNNLRTAPPPIYSPKYPLLPGTPPAEHLPLNPILYITVAIDSVAPLLKIRNVAGAGGGGRALELPVPLGVRQRRRVAFNWILDVINKKPSKGSGRKQFPHRIAEEIIAVVEGRSSVWEKRKVVHKLGTAARANIGSNKLKTKKKM, from the exons ATgtctccaagatcaagggtTTGGGGTGCATGCAGAGCTCTCGCAATTCGATCGAGGCCTGCTGCCCCCCGGCCTGGGCCGTTCGCCAACACTCTTCCCCGGAACCGGTGGTACTCGAACGAGGGGAACGACAAGCCCCCGAAAGCGATTGACAACGCCCCGAAACCCGACGAGTCCCAATCCGAGCCTATTTCGAAGGATGTTGGTGCTTCCGAAGCCTCGACAGGGAAGGAAGACGCCGAG ACTACTGGTTTGACCAGCTCCGAGGAAGTCTTGGACGATGCGACTCTCGAACAGCTATTCTACGGCGGCCGTACGGTATCGAGCTCAGTTGAGGGCGGATTGACCCCGGCCCAGGAGCATATTCTCTACCAGGAGGGCACCATCCCCTCAGCCGAGAAGGCGGAAGCTCTCGTTGCTGCAGCTGAGAATGCCGAATTGGCCCAACCCAACACTGAGGTTGAGAATCCTGGTCACAAGTTCGGCATGCCCCAGCGGCCGTGGCCACAAGGTTTCAACTTGAAGAAGCGATACCATCCTGTGCTTGAGCAGATCACCCGCCTGTTGATGCGGGATGGCAAGCTGAGCGTTGCACAGCGG AACATGGCCACAGTCATGAACAACCTCCGAACCGCACCACCTCCGATCTACAGCCCAAAATATCCCCTCCTACCCGGAACCCCTCCGGCTGAACACCTCCCCCTCAACCCGATCCTGTACATTACTGTGGCCATCGACTCGGTGGCACCTCTTCTCAAGATCCGCAACGTGGCGGGTGCCGGCGGTGGTGGCCGAGCTCTGGAGCTTCCGGTGCCCCTTGGCGTgcgacaacgacgacgtGTCGCCTTCAACTGGATCCTGGATGTGATCAACAAGAAGCCCTCCAAGGGCAGCGGACGCAAGCAGTTCCCCCACCGGATAGCAGAGGAGatcatcgccgtcgtggAGGGACGGTCGAGCGTGTGGGAGAAGCGGAAGGTGGTGCACAAACTGGGCACGGCAGCCCGAGCCAACATTGGGTCCAACAAACtcaagacgaagaagaaaatgTAG
- a CDS encoding NADPH--cytochrome P450 reductase, with translation MSIVFPANALSQLGPPQTVADIAALTAVGVASAAYLLRGIAWDRPDPYDYIWYERMGSKDGAASRPKATRDIAKKMEESGKDVVIFWGSQSGTAEMFANRLSKECHLRFGLQTLCADLCDYDPDSIANLPQSKLAIFIISTYGEGDPSDNTAALWDWLNKRPFDIKLPNLRYMAFGLGNSSYRYYNRVIDVVAEALDKAGAQRLMPVGKANDAQGGTEEDFLSWKDDLYTHFQEKLGYEERDIPYEPSIKIVEDESLDVMDLNLGEPVQNRSGPAKIVKQYSPIRPLTVQESRELYTSPGRNCIHMELDLSDQAELRYRTGDHLAVYPINPDHEVQLLLKALGLEQRAETPLLIRALEEGESIKIPSPTSLLALFRHYLEVSAPVSRETVGALARFSPSPEVANVLTTLGKDKQAYAEFIGKNHITLGRLLALAAPGAVWTNLPLTYVVETLPTIQPRYYSISSSSTVSARKVAITVGVDNSPLQTDPTKAIRGVTTNYLYALGNSLNGDAAQPEVGPDAPTYALSGPGDALKGHKVFACIRRSNFKLPTLGTTPLVMIGAGTGMAPFRGFILERARLKAVGKPIGRMILFFGCRSPDQDYLYREELASVAKELDGLLEIVPAFSRSNSHPKAYVQDKVGEMKKDVCELLQGGANMYICGRASMAREVGNVVEESMRQQNSWTDAEARSWAESAKKGSKWLEDVWG, from the exons ATGTCTATTGTCTTTCCTGCAAATGCCCTGTCCCAGCTGGGGCCGCCCCAGACTGTCGCCGACATTGCTGCGCTGACTGCAGTCGGCgtggcctcggcggcctaTCTCCTCCGTGGCATCGCATGGGACAGGCCAGACCCGTATGATTATATCTGGTACGAACGCATGGGGTCCAAGGATGGTGCAGCATCAAGACCCAAGGCAACTCGTGATattgccaagaagatggaagagagt GGCAAGGATGTCGTCATTTTCTGGGGTTCACAATCTGGCACGGCAGAAATGTTTGCCAACAGACTCTCCAAGGAGTGCCACCTCCGCTTCGGCCTCCAGACCCTCTGCGCCGACCTCTGCGACTACGACCCAGattccatcgccaacctcccCCAGAGcaagctcgccatcttcatcatctctaCCTACGGCGAGGGAGACCCTAGCGACAACACCGCCGCCCTCTGGGACTGGCTCAACAAGCGACCTTTTGACATCAAGCTGCCCAACCTCCGTTACATGGCATTTGGTCTCGGAAACAGCAGCTACCGCTACTACAACCGCGTCATTGATGTGGTGGCTGAGGCCCTCGATAAGGCTGGGGCTCAGCGTCTAATGCCTGTTGGCAAGGCCAACGATGCCCAAGGCGGCACCGAAGAAGATTTCCTCTCGTGGAAGGATGATCTCTACACGCACttccaggagaagctcggcTACGAGGAGCGAGACATCCCCTACGAGCCCAGCATCAAgatcgtcgaggatgagtcCCTCGACGTCATGGACCTCAACCTCGGCGAGCCCGTCCAGAACCGCAGCGGCCCTGCCAAGATCGTGAAGCAGTACTCGCCCATACGGCCCCTGACCGTGCAGGAGTCGCGAGAGCTCTACACATCCCCTGGCAGGAACTGCATCCACATGGAGCTCGATCTTAGCGACCAGGCTGAGCTCCGCTACCGAACTGGCGACCACCTCGCTGTGTACCCCATCAACCCTGATCATGAGGtgcagctcctcctcaaggcgCTTGGACTTGAGCAGCGAGCCGAGACGCCTCTTCTTATCCGAGCcctggaggagggcgagtCCATCAAGATTCCCAGCCCTACCTCGTTGCTGGCTCTCTTCCGTCACTATCTTGAAGTGTCTGCCCCTGTCTCTCGTGAGACTGTCGGTGCCCTGGCTCGCTTTTCTCCTTCGCCAGAGGTTGCCAACGTTCTGACAACCCTTGGAAAGGACAAGCAAGCCTATGCTGAGTTCATTGGCAAGAACCACATCACTCTAGGTCGTCTCCTGGCACTGGCTGCACCTGGTGCTGTCTGGACCAACCTCCCCCTAACCTACGTCGTTGAGACTCTCCCGACTATCCAACCTCGATACTactccatctcctcatccagcaCCGTCTCCGCCCGCAAGGTCGCCATCACCGTCGGCGTCGATAACTCTCCCCTCCAAACCGACCCAACCAAGGCCATCCGCGGCGTCACCACAAACTACCTCTACGCACTCGGAAACTCCCTCAACGGTGATGCTGCCCAGCCAGAGGTTGGCCCTGATGCCCCCACCTACGCTCTCTCAGGCCCTGGCGATGCTCTCAAGGGTCACAAGGTCTTTGCTTGCATTCGTCGCTCAAATTTCAAGCTCCCAACCCTCGGGACAACTCCCCTCGTTATGATCGGCGCCGGCACTGGTATGGCTCCCTTCCGTGGTTTCATCCTCGAGCGAGCTCGTCTCAAGGCCGTTGGAAAGCCCATTGGTCGCatgatcctcttcttcggctgCCGCTCCCCTGACCAAGACTACCTCTACCGCGAGGAGCTCGCTTCAGTAGCCAAGGAGCTGGACGGCCTCCTGGAAATCGTCCCCGCCTTCTCGCGGTCTAACAGCCACCCCAAGGCGTACGTGCAGGACAAGGTCggcgagatgaagaaggatgtgTGCGAGCTGCTCCAGGGCGGCGCCAACATGTACATCTGCGGCAGGGCGTCGATGGCTCGCGAGGTGGGCAATGTGGTTGAGGAGTCGATGAGGCAGCAGAACAGCTGGACTGACGCCGAGGCCCGGAGCTGGGCTGAATCGGCCAAGAAGGGTAGCAAGTGGCTCGAGGATGTCTGGGGCTAA
- a CDS encoding MFS domain-containing protein: protein MAKADHKEGLQHLEDAAINGSIQEINLDELDSIEQTKTGKFSWLVSITAAIGGMLFGYDTGIISAVLVYIHQDLGKTLTSQEKELITSITSGGAFIGAIFAGATADRYGRKVAIYVGCVLFTLGAIIQAASFSVIQMTVGRLVVGFGVGSAAMIVPLYIAEVSPAKYRGRMIGLDNMSITGGQLVSYGIGAGFAYVSGGWRYMVGGGAIPAIVLGALLPFCPESPRQLIYHGKPEEAAKVLRRIFPNGTEEQVQDKIRHITYHVDQAKALNAGKSGWWVFKQLYVVPANFRALVSACGLMAISQLSGFNSLMYYSPLLFSLVGFSNPVAVGTVIAGTNFIFTWVNLMLVDRAGRRRILLVTVPFMGLALVIAAVCFKYIPINHDLSLAADAKIGWPAIVVLVSMVVFVGFYSSGIGNTAWLSSEFYPMEVRAMGTMMLTMTCWGSNIIVASTFLTQMENTTPSGAFGFYAAICILGWVCIYFCYPEVKGMTLEDIREIFQHGFGVQRAREIQKEMKLARKEEASGEMVKA, encoded by the exons atggcaaagGCGGATCACAAGGAGGGCCTCCAGCacctcgaggatgctgccATCAACGGCTCCATCCAAGAGATCAACCTGGACGAGCTCGACTCGATCGAACAAACCAAGACGGGCAAGTTCTCGTGGCTCGTCAGCATCACCGCTGCCATTGGCGGCATGCTGTTTGGTTACGACACTGGAATCATCTCAGCTGTGCTCGTCTACATCCATCAGGATCTTGGCAAGACTCTCACCTCGCAGGAGAAAGAGTTGatcacctccatcacctctGGTGGTGCCTTCATCGGTGCCATCTTTGCTGGTGCCACGGCCGACCGCTACGGTCGAAAGGTTGCCATCTATGTCGGCTGCGTGCTCTTTACCCTCGGCGCCATCATCCAGGCTGCGTCCTTCTCGGTCATCCAGATGACTGTCGGCCGCCTCGTCGTTGGCTTTGGTGTTGGATCCGCTGCCATGATCGTGCCCCT ATACATCGCAGAGGTGTCTCCCGCCAAGTATAGAGGACGCATGATTGGACTCGACAACATGTCTATTACCGGCGGACAGCTCGTGAGCTACGGCATTGGAGCTGGCTTTGCTTATGTCTCCGGCGGCTGGCGATACATGGTCGGAGGTGGTGCCATTCCCgccatcgtcctcggcgCCCTGCTCCCTTTCTGCCCCGAGTCTCCTCGTCAGCTTATCTACCACGGCAAGCCTgaggaggccgccaaggTTCTCCGCAGGATCTTCCCCAACGGCACTGAGGAGCAAGTCCAGGACAAGATCCGCCACATCACCTACCACGTCGAccaagccaaggccctcaaCGCCGGCAAGTCTGGCTGGTGGGTGTTCAAGCAGCTGTATGTCGTGCCCGCCAACTTCCGCGCCCTCGTCTCTGCGTGTGGCCTCATGGCCATCTCTCAGCTCAGCGGCTTCAACTCGCTCATGTACTACTCTCCTCTCCTGTTCTCGCTCGTCGGCTTCTCCAACCCTGTTGCTGTCGGCACCGTCATTGCTGGAAccaacttcatcttcacctGGGTCAACCTCATGCTTGTCGATCGTGCAGGCCGCCGAAGGATCTTGCTTGTCACTGTGCCCTTCATGGGTCTGGCCCTCGTCATTGCTGCTGTGTGCTTCAAGTACATTCCCATCAACCACGACCTATCTCTGGCTGCTGACGCCAAGATTGGCTGGCCTGCCATTGTCGTGCTCGTGAGCATGGTCGTCTTTGTGGGCTTCTACTCTTCCGGTATCGGAAACACGGCCTGGCTCTCGAGCGAGTTCTACCCCATGGAAGTCCGTGCCATGGGAACCATGATGCTCACCATGACCTGCTGGGGCTCCAACATCATTGTTGCTTCCACCTTTTTGACTCAGATGGAGAACACTACCCCCTCTGGCGCCTTTGGCTTCTACGCCGCCATCTGCATCCTGGGCTGGGTCTGCATCTACTTCTGCTACCCTGAGGTCAAGGGAATGACCCTTGAGGATATCCGAGAGATCTTCCAGCACGGATTCGGTGTTCAGCGAGCGAGGGAGATTCAGAAAGAGATGAAGTTGGCCCGAAAGGAGGAGGCTTCTGGTGAGATGGTCAAGGCCTAA